In Gallus gallus isolate bGalGal1 chromosome Z, bGalGal1.mat.broiler.GRCg7b, whole genome shotgun sequence, one DNA window encodes the following:
- the MOCS2 gene encoding molybdopterin synthase catalytic subunit, whose translation MDEREDVPKDFIKLKSEKLSVDEVSELVISPCCGAVSLFIGTTRNNFEGKKVIHLEYEAYTSMAEMEIKKICRDVRQKWPSVKHIALHHRLGVVPVTEASVIIAVSSPHRAESLEAVTHCINTLKAIVPIWKKEIYEDEYSWKENKECFWTNSEK comes from the exons ATGGATGAAAGAGAGGATGTGCCAAAAGATTTTATCAAGCTCAAGTCTGAAAAGCTGTCTGTAGATGAAGTGTCAGAACTGGTCATTTCACCATGCTGTGGGGcggtgtctctgttcattg GTACtacaagaaataattttgaagggaaaaaagtgaTTCACTTAGAGTATGAAGCATATACTTCAATGGCAGAGATGGAAATAAAGAAGATCTGCAGAGATGTTAGACAGAAGTGGCCATCAGTCAAACATATTGCATTGCATCATAGACTTGG aGTGGTTCCAGTAACAGAGGCAAGTGTAATTATTGCAGTCTCATCTCCACACAGAGCAGAATCCCTTGAAGCTGTAACACACTGTATCAACACTTTAAAAGCAATCGTCCCAATATGGAAAAAG GAGATTTATGAGGACGAGTattcttggaaagaaaacaaggaatgcTTTTGgacaaattcagaaaaataa
- the LOC101748752 gene encoding molybdopterin synthase sulfur carrier subunit: protein MACGSNGRSKPGFPKRCPAEHRGPHPAQPGPASRLRPGPGPGPRCNLRPQGAGRAQARGPPGGRGCPPGDGGSMSCQVTVLYFARSAELVGLRSESVSVPQRITSLQLWEEIVKIHPRLAVIRDQVVFAVRQEYVLLGDQLLVLQTGDEVAIIPPISGG, encoded by the exons atggcttgtggtagcaacg GCCGTTCCAAACCGGGCTTCCCGAAACGCTGCCCGGCCGAACATCGCGGCCCGCACCCGGCGCAGCCCGGCCCTGCCTCACGCCTgcggccggggccggggccggggccgcgctGCAACCTCAGGCCGCAAGGGGCGGGCCGGGCCCAGGCGCGGGGGCCGCCGGGAGGCCGAGGGTGCCCGCCTGGGGACGGCGGCTCCATGAGCTGCCAG GTCACGGTGCTGTACTTTGCCAGGAGCGCGGAGCTGGTAGGCCTGCGCTCCGAGAGCGTCTCTGTGCCGCAGCggatcacctccctgcagctctgggaagaGATCGTTAAGATTCATCCCAG GCTTGCTGTCATCCGGGATCAAGTGGTTTTTGCTGTTCGGCAGGAGTACGTGCTTCTTGGAGATCAGCTTCTGGTCCTGCAGACAGGAGACGAAGTTGCCATCATCCCACCAATTAGTGGAGGCTGA